Proteins encoded together in one Mycobacterium noviomagense window:
- a CDS encoding helix-turn-helix transcriptional regulator — MPVWELGSGLLMVAGGFSDLAVHHHPAVQITVGGRGRLTVTGDGDTYDTCRLVVIASGARHAVRSDAESEALTLYLGLQTPHGIALNTWSRSHGQHQGIWIVDDAEDLAKAAVASLDADGPHAAVELLVDGLCAMGDRGSEGPRPVHPQLRQAIEVVSSRVPDRVDVTSAAGAVALSPDYLGRLCKQQTGVSFSATIRCERLVAAVSYLLDGYSITDAAHLAGFADGSHANKVCWEMTGATPRELADAVRKTQI; from the coding sequence ATGCCGGTCTGGGAGCTGGGGTCGGGCCTGCTCATGGTTGCCGGCGGCTTTTCCGACCTTGCCGTGCACCATCACCCCGCGGTTCAGATCACCGTCGGCGGGCGCGGTCGGTTAACGGTTACCGGCGACGGCGATACGTACGACACGTGCCGGCTTGTCGTGATCGCCAGCGGAGCACGGCATGCGGTGCGCTCGGATGCGGAATCCGAAGCGTTAACGCTCTACCTCGGGCTACAGACACCGCACGGCATTGCGCTGAACACGTGGAGCCGCAGCCACGGTCAGCACCAAGGCATTTGGATCGTCGATGACGCAGAGGATCTGGCGAAGGCGGCAGTAGCGTCGCTGGACGCAGATGGTCCGCACGCCGCGGTTGAGCTTCTCGTCGACGGACTGTGCGCGATGGGTGACCGGGGCTCTGAGGGTCCTCGACCGGTTCACCCGCAGCTGCGGCAGGCGATCGAAGTGGTCTCGAGTCGCGTGCCTGATCGGGTCGACGTGACTTCGGCGGCGGGCGCGGTCGCGCTGTCACCCGACTATCTGGGACGGCTGTGCAAACAGCAGACCGGCGTTTCGTTCTCCGCCACGATCCGCTGCGAGCGGCTGGTTGCCGCGGTGAGCTACCTCCTCGATGGTTACTCGATCACCGACGCCGCCCATCTCGCTGGGTTTGCCGATGGATCGCACGCCAACAAGGTGTGCTGGGAAATGACCGGGGCAACCCCACGCGAACTCGCTGACGCGGTGCGCAAAACCCAAATCTGA
- a CDS encoding enoyl-CoA hydratase-related protein, with translation MKLNHDGKIAVLDLGDDENRFSPDFLDEFDAHLDDVVGGGAQGLVTTASGKFYTNGLDLDWLMAHGDQTQRYVNRVQGLLARVLTLPVPTAAALPGHAFGAGAMLALAHDFRVMRADRGFFCFPEVDIRIPFTPGMAALIQARLTPQAAVASMTTGRRFGGTDAEAVGIVDATAPEGAVTAAAVEMLKPLENKDQGILGAIKNTMFGPVVAALTQA, from the coding sequence ATGAAGCTCAACCATGACGGGAAGATCGCTGTGCTCGACCTCGGTGACGACGAAAACCGGTTCTCGCCAGACTTTCTCGATGAGTTCGACGCCCACCTCGACGACGTGGTCGGCGGCGGCGCGCAAGGACTCGTCACGACAGCTAGCGGCAAGTTCTACACCAACGGTCTCGACCTCGACTGGTTGATGGCGCACGGCGATCAGACGCAGCGGTATGTAAACCGCGTCCAGGGACTGCTCGCCCGAGTATTGACGCTCCCGGTGCCGACTGCAGCGGCTCTGCCGGGGCACGCATTTGGGGCGGGAGCAATGCTGGCACTCGCACACGACTTCCGGGTCATGCGCGCCGACCGCGGCTTCTTCTGCTTTCCCGAAGTTGACATCCGCATCCCGTTCACGCCCGGGATGGCGGCGCTGATCCAGGCCCGACTCACACCGCAGGCCGCGGTGGCCTCGATGACGACGGGGCGCCGGTTCGGCGGCACAGATGCCGAAGCGGTCGGCATCGTCGACGCCACCGCGCCCGAGGGAGCCGTCACGGCTGCGGCCGTCGAGATGCTCAAGCCACTCGAAAACAAAGACCAAGGCATTCTTGGTGCCATCAAGAACACGATGTTCGGGCCCGTCGTCGCGGCGCTCACCCAAGCCTGA